One region of Roseicitreum antarcticum genomic DNA includes:
- a CDS encoding aldehyde dehydrogenase family protein, with translation MQTDKFYINGAWTAPAAQNPLDVINPSTEEVCATIMLGGQADTDAAVAAARAALPGWMHSDPADRLALVRRVLEVYKARAEDMAQAISLEMGAPIDFARSSQVGAGTSHITNFIAAFDQVEFDAPLGDHAPNDRIIKEAVGVCGLITPWNWPMNQVTLKVIPALLAGCTMVLKPSEVAPLSSIIWAEILHDAGTPAGVFNMVHGDGPGVGTQLSSHTDIDMISFTGSTRAGIAISKAAAETLKRVHLELGGKGANIVFADADEAAVSRGVAHCFNNVGQSCNAPTRMLVQRDIYDAAVETARKTAESIRVGSSVEAGKHIGPVVSAAQFDKIQGLIQKGIDEGARLVTGGVGRPDGLNRGYFVRPTVFADVSNDMTIAREEIFGPVLSMIPFGTEDEAIRIANDTPYGLTNYVQSQDGARRNRVARQLRSGMVEMNGKSRGAGSPFGGMKQSGNGREGGIWGIEDFLEVKSISAWDTGA, from the coding sequence ATGCAGACAGATAAATTCTACATCAACGGCGCGTGGACCGCCCCTGCGGCGCAGAACCCGCTTGATGTCATCAATCCGTCGACCGAAGAGGTCTGTGCGACCATCATGTTGGGCGGTCAGGCCGATACCGATGCAGCGGTCGCGGCGGCGCGTGCAGCGCTGCCGGGCTGGATGCACAGCGACCCTGCCGACCGCCTCGCCCTCGTCCGCCGTGTGCTGGAGGTCTACAAGGCACGCGCCGAGGATATGGCGCAGGCGATCAGCCTGGAAATGGGCGCGCCCATCGACTTTGCCCGCAGCTCGCAGGTGGGGGCGGGTACTTCGCATATCACCAATTTCATCGCCGCTTTTGATCAGGTGGAATTCGACGCGCCCTTAGGCGACCACGCACCCAACGATCGGATCATCAAGGAGGCTGTCGGGGTCTGCGGGCTGATCACGCCGTGGAACTGGCCGATGAATCAGGTGACGCTGAAGGTCATTCCGGCGCTGCTGGCCGGCTGCACCATGGTGCTGAAACCCTCGGAGGTGGCGCCGCTGTCGTCGATCATCTGGGCTGAGATCCTGCATGACGCGGGTACGCCTGCGGGTGTGTTCAACATGGTGCATGGCGACGGGCCGGGGGTGGGCACGCAGCTTTCCTCGCATACTGATATCGACATGATTTCGTTCACCGGGTCGACCCGCGCGGGCATTGCGATTTCCAAGGCTGCCGCCGAAACGCTGAAGCGTGTGCATCTGGAACTGGGCGGCAAGGGCGCGAATATCGTCTTTGCCGATGCCGATGAGGCCGCAGTCAGCAGGGGCGTGGCGCATTGCTTCAACAACGTGGGGCAGTCCTGCAACGCTCCCACCCGGATGCTGGTGCAGCGCGACATCTATGACGCCGCGGTGGAAACCGCCCGCAAAACCGCCGAGTCGATCCGCGTGGGGTCCAGCGTCGAGGCTGGCAAACATATCGGCCCCGTGGTCAGCGCGGCGCAGTTCGACAAGATCCAGGGACTGATTCAGAAGGGTATCGATGAGGGCGCGCGGCTCGTCACCGGCGGTGTCGGGCGGCCTGACGGGCTGAACCGGGGCTATTTCGTCCGCCCCACAGTCTTTGCCGATGTCTCCAACGACATGACCATCGCGCGCGAAGAGATCTTTGGTCCCGTGTTGTCGATGATCCCCTTCGGCACCGAGGATGAGGCGATCCGCATCGCCAATGACACCCCTTACGGCCTGACCAACTATGTCCAGTCGCAAGATGGCGCGCGCCGCAACCGCGTTGCGCGGCAACTGCGGTCCGGCATGGTCGAGATGAACGGCAAAAGCCGGGGCGCGGGCTCGCCCTTTGGCGGGATGAAACAATCCGGCAATGGGCGCGAAGGCGGCATCTGGGGGATCGAGGATTTCCTGGAGGTCAAGTCGATTTCCGCCTGGGACACCGGCGCCTGA
- a CDS encoding glycosyltransferase family 4 protein has translation MRIGYLMNTYPITSTTFIRREMAAHEAMGTEVMRYAIRPWAEPLVDPADQAEIARTQYLLIGQDTGLIRRFLAELLRNPLRVLPGLWMMLRMMAAAGGQVVAHCAYLLEAVSLLQRTRRDGIHHIHTHFSTNSAGVAMLCHSMGGPGYSFTAHGPDEFVNPAQSSLAMKIARARFGVAITEFARVQLALAGGMAHWEKLHVVRCGVDPAEFTPEGAGFNGAPFVCVGRLCPQKAQVLVVRALAQVVQNHPKAQLILIGDGETRAEVEAEVTRAGLSGHVQLLGWQSNAQVRAHLAGARALLLPSFAEGLPIVIMEAMAMGRPVISTYIAGIPELLNADCGWIIPAGSVDAIAGAMEAALHAPEGELEAMGREGRRRVSDLHDVTQNAAQLRALFSEAIVAG, from the coding sequence ATGCGCATCGGTTATCTGATGAACACCTATCCGATCACCTCGACCACCTTCATCCGGCGAGAGATGGCGGCGCATGAAGCGATGGGCACCGAGGTAATGCGCTATGCGATCCGCCCCTGGGCAGAACCGCTCGTCGATCCCGCCGATCAGGCGGAGATCGCGCGCACACAATATCTTTTGATCGGCCAGGATACCGGGCTGATCCGGCGCTTTCTGGCGGAACTGCTCCGCAACCCACTGCGCGTGCTGCCAGGCCTGTGGATGATGCTGCGCATGATGGCGGCAGCGGGCGGGCAAGTTGTGGCGCATTGCGCCTATCTGCTGGAAGCCGTGTCGCTGCTGCAACGCACGAGGCGCGACGGCATCCACCACATTCACACGCATTTCTCCACCAATTCGGCAGGCGTGGCGATGCTGTGCCATTCTATGGGCGGGCCGGGCTACAGCTTTACCGCGCATGGGCCAGATGAATTCGTGAACCCGGCGCAATCCTCGCTGGCGATGAAGATCGCGCGGGCGCGGTTTGGCGTGGCGATCACCGAATTCGCGCGGGTCCAGCTGGCGCTGGCGGGTGGCATGGCGCATTGGGAAAAGCTGCATGTGGTGCGCTGCGGTGTCGATCCGGCAGAATTTACGCCCGAAGGGGCCGGGTTCAACGGCGCGCCCTTCGTCTGCGTCGGGCGGCTGTGCCCGCAAAAGGCGCAAGTGTTGGTTGTCCGCGCGCTGGCGCAGGTGGTGCAGAACCACCCGAAGGCACAGCTGATCCTGATCGGCGACGGTGAAACGCGGGCAGAGGTCGAGGCCGAGGTCACCCGCGCCGGGCTGTCGGGGCATGTGCAGTTGCTGGGATGGCAAAGCAATGCGCAGGTGCGCGCGCATCTGGCAGGCGCACGGGCGCTGCTGCTGCCCAGTTTCGCCGAAGGGCTGCCGATTGTCATCATGGAAGCGATGGCGATGGGGCGGCCGGTGATTTCCACCTATATCGCGGGTATCCCCGAACTGCTGAATGCCGATTGCGGCTGGATCATCCCGGCGGGGTCGGTCGATGCGATTGCGGGCGCGATGGAAGCCGCGTTGCACGCGCCCGAGGGCGAGCTGGAGGCGATGGGGCGCGAAGGGCGTCGGCGGGTCAGTGACCTGCATGACGTCACGCAAAACGCCGCACAGTTGCGGGCGCTGTTTTCGGAGGCAATTGTGGCGGGGTAA
- a CDS encoding DUF952 domain-containing protein, producing MVIYKIFRRPEWDSLRQSGQTLGAPIDLSDGYIHFSTTEQVVATAAKHFADESDLVLVAVDPDKLGAALVWEPARDGALFPHLYAALPISAVVWDTSLPLGAAGHIFPRDMI from the coding sequence ATGGTTATTTACAAGATCTTTCGCCGCCCCGAATGGGACAGCCTGCGCCAGTCAGGGCAGACGCTGGGCGCGCCCATTGACCTGAGCGACGGGTATATCCATTTCTCCACCACCGAACAGGTGGTGGCCACGGCGGCAAAGCACTTCGCAGATGAATCAGACTTGGTGCTGGTGGCGGTCGATCCCGATAAGCTGGGCGCCGCACTGGTCTGGGAGCCTGCGCGCGATGGTGCGCTTTTCCCGCATCTTTATGCGGCGCTGCCGATATCGGCGGTGGTCTGGGATACCTCGCTGCCGCTGGGTGCAGCGGGCCATATTTTCCCACGGGACATGATTTGA
- a CDS encoding quinone-dependent dihydroorotate dehydrogenase — MKALRLLDPERAHGAALLALRGGLAPRVPLVTNARLRVQLAGLDLPNPVGLAAGFDKNATALHGLSRAGFGFVEVGAATPRPQGGNAHPRLYRLTEDRAVINRFGFNNDGAEAIAPRLARRPKGLVVGLNLGANKDSDDRAGDFATVLHRCGALVDFATVNVSSPNTEKLRELQGPAALAALLARVLEARAGLPRPIPLFLKISPDLTPAELDDLARVAVDAGIDGIIATNTTLDRDGLTSTHRAQAGGLSGAPLFARSTRLLAQLSLRLDGAMPVIGVGGVGSGAQAYAKIRAGASAVQLYSALVYDGLSLTARIVRELDALLQADGYASVTDAVGTGRQDWL, encoded by the coding sequence ATGAAGGCGCTGCGCCTGCTGGACCCGGAACGCGCCCATGGCGCGGCGCTGTTGGCGCTGCGTGGCGGCCTGGCCCCGCGCGTGCCCTTGGTGACGAATGCGCGGCTGCGCGTGCAACTGGCCGGGCTGGACCTGCCCAACCCGGTCGGGCTGGCGGCGGGGTTCGACAAGAACGCCACCGCGCTGCATGGCCTGTCGCGCGCGGGCTTCGGCTTTGTCGAAGTGGGTGCTGCCACCCCGCGCCCGCAAGGCGGTAATGCCCACCCCCGGCTGTACCGGCTGACGGAAGACCGCGCTGTCATCAACCGTTTCGGTTTCAACAACGACGGGGCCGAGGCCATTGCCCCCCGGCTGGCACGCCGCCCGAAGGGGCTGGTTGTCGGGCTGAACCTGGGTGCGAACAAGGACAGCGACGACCGCGCGGGTGATTTTGCCACCGTTCTGCACCGCTGCGGCGCGTTGGTGGATTTCGCCACGGTCAATGTCTCTTCCCCCAATACCGAGAAACTGCGGGAATTGCAGGGCCCTGCGGCGCTGGCCGCTCTGCTGGCCCGGGTGCTGGAGGCGCGGGCGGGCCTGCCCCGCCCCATCCCGCTGTTCCTGAAGATTTCACCTGATCTGACACCGGCAGAACTGGACGATCTGGCCCGCGTAGCGGTTGATGCGGGGATCGACGGGATCATCGCCACCAACACGACGCTGGACCGCGACGGCCTGACATCTACGCATCGTGCGCAGGCTGGCGGGCTTTCGGGCGCGCCGCTGTTTGCGCGGTCGACCCGCCTTCTGGCGCAACTGTCGCTGCGGCTGGACGGCGCGATGCCGGTGATCGGTGTCGGTGGTGTAGGGTCCGGCGCGCAGGCCTATGCGAAGATCCGGGCGGGCGCGTCCGCGGTGCAGCTTTATTCAGCGCTGGTCTATGATGGTCTGTCGCTAACAGCGCGGATTGTCCGCGAACTGGACGCGTTGCTGCAGGCTGACGGTTATGCCTCGGTCACGGATGCCGTGGGGACAGGGCGGCAGGACTGGCTATGA
- a CDS encoding MATE family efflux transporter, translating into MADSVVGPLAHRRVLKIAVPIVLANISVPILGIVDTGVVGQMGAAAPIGAVGLGAIILASVYWIFGFLRMGTSGLVAQAVGAGDTAESGAILMRALMIGVAAGVVMIVGQGLLVALAFRLAPASAEVESLARDYLTIRIWGAPATIALYAVTGWLIATERTSAVLLLQLWINGLNIVLDLWFVLGLGWGVEGVAVATLCAEWTGVAFGLYLCRAAFAGDQWRDWARVFDRARLKRMLSVNSDIMLRTVALQGAMTSFLFTGAGFGDVTLAANQVLMQFLALAAHALDGFAFAAETLIGQAVGARSYNALRRAGVLTSIWGIGVAVVMAAGFWLFGPLMIDAMARDAEVQAAARIFLPYVVAATLLSVAAYMLDGIFIGATETRVMRNAMALSVAIYAAAVWLMVPVWENHGLWLGFLVLSIARAVLLGLAYPGLERRVIASPAALSPRHP; encoded by the coding sequence ATGGCTGACAGCGTGGTCGGACCGCTGGCCCACCGCCGCGTCCTGAAAATCGCAGTGCCGATCGTGCTGGCCAATATCAGCGTGCCGATCCTGGGCATCGTCGATACCGGTGTGGTGGGGCAGATGGGTGCCGCCGCCCCCATCGGCGCGGTGGGGCTGGGCGCGATCATCCTTGCGTCAGTCTACTGGATCTTCGGGTTCCTGCGCATGGGCACGTCGGGCCTTGTGGCGCAGGCTGTGGGCGCGGGCGACACGGCCGAAAGCGGTGCGATCTTGATGCGTGCTCTGATGATCGGCGTGGCGGCGGGCGTGGTCATGATCGTCGGGCAGGGCCTGCTGGTGGCACTGGCGTTTCGCCTTGCCCCTGCCAGTGCCGAGGTAGAGTCGCTGGCCCGCGACTACCTGACCATCCGCATCTGGGGGGCGCCTGCCACCATTGCACTTTATGCCGTCACCGGCTGGCTGATCGCGACAGAGCGCACCAGCGCTGTGCTCCTGCTACAGTTGTGGATCAACGGGCTCAACATCGTGCTGGACCTGTGGTTCGTGCTTGGCCTTGGCTGGGGCGTCGAGGGCGTCGCGGTGGCCACGCTGTGCGCCGAATGGACGGGGGTCGCCTTCGGCCTCTACCTCTGCCGCGCGGCTTTTGCGGGCGATCAATGGCGTGACTGGGCGCGGGTCTTTGACCGCGCGCGGCTAAAGCGCATGCTGTCAGTCAACAGCGACATCATGCTGCGCACCGTGGCGCTGCAAGGGGCCATGACCTCGTTCCTGTTCACCGGGGCGGGATTTGGCGATGTGACACTGGCCGCCAATCAGGTGCTGATGCAATTTCTGGCCCTCGCGGCCCATGCGCTGGACGGTTTCGCCTTTGCCGCTGAAACCCTGATCGGGCAGGCGGTGGGGGCGCGATCCTACAACGCCCTGCGCCGCGCCGGGGTACTGACCAGCATCTGGGGCATTGGCGTGGCAGTGGTGATGGCGGCGGGGTTCTGGCTGTTCGGCCCGCTGATGATCGACGCCATGGCGCGCGACGCCGAGGTGCAGGCGGCGGCGCGGATCTTCCTGCCCTATGTGGTGGCGGCAACCTTGCTGAGCGTCGCTGCCTATATGCTGGACGGCATCTTCATCGGCGCGACAGAAACGCGGGTGATGCGCAATGCGATGGCGCTGTCGGTGGCGATCTATGCCGCAGCGGTCTGGCTGATGGTGCCCGTCTGGGAAAACCACGGGTTGTGGCTTGGTTTTCTGGTGCTCTCCATCGCGCGGGCGGTCTTGCTGGGACTGGCCTATCCGGGGTTGGAGCGGCGGGTCATAGCCAGTCCTGCCGCCCTGTCCCCACGGCATCCGTGA